In the Anastrepha obliqua isolate idAnaObli1 chromosome 1, idAnaObli1_1.0, whole genome shotgun sequence genome, one interval contains:
- the LOC129236287 gene encoding alcohol dehydrogenase 2, with the protein MSLSGKNVIFVGGLGFIGYEACKKLMPKNMASFFVFDVLENAENIKALQALNPKTKVYYTKFDITNKDSIKSAIADVVSKVKYIDVLVNGAGILADPNVELTMNINLIGLINTTFEALPYMDKNKQGRGGLIVNIASVLGLEPCPPAAVYCASKFGVMGFTRSISDPYYYNITGVAVVTFCPGLTETPLKNNIGSKYTFEYSKTISEELNNTKTQKPEVCGGHLAEVVVSHENGGIYISNQGSLSKVIPTVYWQPTY; encoded by the exons ATGAGTTTGAGCGGCAAGAATGTTATCTTCGTTGGCGGTTTGGGCTTCATAGGCTACGAAGCCTGCAAAAAATTGATGCCCAAGAATATGGCG agctTTTTCGTCTTCGACGTTTTGGAAAATGCTGAGAATATCAAGGCACTGCAGGCACTCAATCCCAAAACCAAAGTTTATTACACCAAATTCGACATCACCAACAAGGACTCCATCAAAAGCGCCATTGCTGATGTGGTGTCCAAGGTCAAGTATATCGATGTACTCGTTAACGGTGCCGGCATCTTGGCTGATCCTAATGTTGAGTTGACGATGAACATCAATTTAATTGGTCTCATCAACACCACCTTCGAAGCTTTACCGTACATGGACAAGAACAAGCAAGGACGCGGTGGCTTGATCGTGAACATTGCCTCCGTGTTGGGTCTGGAACCGTGCCCACCAGCGGCTGTGTACTGTGCATCGAAATTCGGTGTTATGGGTTTCACGCGTTCCATTTCT GACCCCTACTACTACAACATCACCGGTGTTGCTGTGGTAACTTTCTGTCCTGGCTTGACTGAAACGCCATTGAAAAACAACATTGGCAGCAAATACACCTTTGAATACTCGAAGACAATTAGTGAGGAATTGAATAACACCAAGACACAGAAACCCGAAGTTTGTGGCGGTCACTTAGCTGAAGTGGTTGTGTCGCACGAGAACGGCGGCATCTACATCAGCAACCAAGGCAGTTTGTCCAAGGTCATACCCACCGTCTACTGGCAGCCCACCTATTAG